The Nocardioides plantarum genome includes a region encoding these proteins:
- a CDS encoding NYN domain-containing protein: MERVAVFIDYENAHRGGHGRFGGVGEPKYETVIDPLKIAKRILEKRRSGGDLAGVHVYRGRPLPMFQPEATSANDLLAAAWEADGVNVVRRDLRYVVEDDGSWRAEEKGIDVALAIGAVESAMNGDFDTAVVFSNDTDQLPTLELLFHKLQPRVEIACWSTAKPLWFPEGLRSTPPRRLPFCHFLDEQDFISCRDTRGTGGL; the protein is encoded by the coding sequence ATGGAACGTGTAGCAGTTTTCATCGACTACGAGAACGCACACCGTGGCGGACACGGTCGGTTCGGCGGCGTTGGTGAGCCGAAGTACGAGACCGTGATCGACCCCCTCAAGATCGCCAAGCGGATTCTCGAGAAGCGACGCTCCGGTGGAGACCTGGCCGGCGTCCATGTCTACCGGGGTCGGCCGCTGCCGATGTTCCAGCCTGAGGCAACGAGTGCCAACGATCTGCTCGCGGCCGCTTGGGAAGCCGACGGTGTGAACGTCGTGCGACGAGATCTCCGCTACGTCGTCGAGGACGACGGCTCGTGGCGCGCAGAGGAAAAGGGCATCGATGTGGCCCTGGCTATCGGGGCGGTCGAGTCGGCTATGAATGGCGACTTCGACACCGCGGTGGTTTTCAGCAACGACACCGACCAGCTCCCGACACTCGAGCTGCTGTTTCACAAGCTGCAACCCCGGGTGGAGATCGCATGTTGGTCAACCGCGAAGCCGCTCTGGTTTCCCGAGGGACTGCGGAGCACGCCACCACGACGACTTCCGTTCTGCCATTTCCTCGACGAGCAGGACTTCATTAGCTGCCGCGACACCCGAGGGACTGGCGGCCTCTGA
- a CDS encoding tetratricopeptide repeat protein, with product MTDGVPALAKARHLIELRRYDEALAALGPATADASTRPEASCLRAQALLGKGASGAAVKAAREAIALDPLHEWPHRLMAVAHAQAGRHKRALSAAEEAVRLAPHHVETLHVLALCQVDRGKKKDARAIVTTMLRQWPDSALAHETAGIVATRSKDWAVAERHFREALRISPQDADITRALAEVLRQSGRRQEAGQALLAAARADPTNHEIRRSLGRLGLPVVAVGGVMIFKVLLSVQVVRVLPYLQPVVAAIALWTFIAAVGGYLTQRRYLGTRNLPAHVHEGLTGEHRNYGLTWLAWGGVLSLPLAAWAAVETPAAGGSMILAVVLGFLGLAALATAWAAWSGPSRWRGRVAGRRQM from the coding sequence ATGACGGACGGCGTACCCGCGCTCGCGAAGGCGCGGCACCTGATCGAGCTGCGCCGCTACGACGAGGCGCTGGCCGCCCTCGGCCCGGCGACGGCCGACGCGTCGACCCGACCGGAGGCGAGCTGCCTGCGAGCCCAGGCGCTGTTGGGGAAGGGTGCGAGTGGGGCTGCGGTGAAGGCAGCCCGGGAGGCGATCGCGCTCGACCCACTCCACGAGTGGCCCCACCGCCTGATGGCCGTCGCCCACGCGCAAGCAGGTAGGCACAAGCGGGCTCTCTCGGCGGCGGAGGAGGCGGTGCGCCTCGCGCCGCACCACGTCGAGACCCTCCACGTCCTCGCCCTGTGCCAGGTCGACCGCGGCAAGAAGAAGGACGCCCGCGCGATCGTGACGACCATGCTCCGACAGTGGCCCGACAGCGCGCTCGCGCACGAGACCGCCGGGATCGTGGCGACCAGGAGCAAGGACTGGGCCGTCGCGGAGCGCCACTTCCGCGAGGCGCTCAGGATCTCTCCGCAGGACGCCGACATCACCAGGGCTCTGGCGGAGGTGCTGCGGCAATCCGGTCGCCGTCAGGAGGCGGGCCAGGCGTTGCTAGCCGCGGCGCGGGCAGACCCGACCAACCACGAGATCCGTCGCTCGCTGGGCCGCTTGGGGCTGCCGGTGGTGGCGGTGGGCGGCGTCATGATCTTCAAGGTCCTGCTGTCCGTGCAGGTGGTCCGTGTCCTGCCCTACCTGCAGCCGGTCGTCGCGGCAATTGCCCTGTGGACCTTCATCGCCGCGGTCGGTGGGTATCTCACGCAACGTCGCTACCTCGGCACCCGCAACCTCCCCGCTCACGTCCACGAGGGCCTGACCGGGGAGCACCGCAACTACGGTCTCACGTGGCTCGCCTGGGGTGGTGTCCTCAGCCTGCCGCTCGCCGCCTGGGCCGCCGTCGAAACACCGGCAGCAGGCGGCTCGATGATCCTTGCCGTCGTGCTCGGCTTCCTGGGTCTGGCTGCGCTCGCCACCGCGTGGGCCGCCTGGAGTGGCCCGTCCCGCTGGCGTGGCCGTGTCGCCGGACGACGCCAGATGTGA
- a CDS encoding ATP-binding protein — translation MTDEALPAVVHSLRSALERSPDDVPLRLHLAALLLEHDRPAETAQQCSEVLARDVTNVEALALLGRATDVLRGAEAEKTFDWSVREEEVADLAPPLFVGGAGEPDADPAGDPDVIESDVRLDDVGGMAEVKRRLDLAFLTPMNNPELRRLYGRSLHGGLMLYGPPGCGKTFLARAVAGELGAKFYSVSLADVLDMWIGASERNLREIFETARANAPCVLFLDEIDAIGQKRSHLRSNPAMRGTVNQLLSEMDSVRSNNDGVFVLAATNHPWDVDAALLRPGRLDRMLLVSPPDAEARAAVLAYHLRDRPLDSIDIAKLVSATQDFSGADLAHLCDSAAELAMDDSVRSGVVRMITMKDFKLALKDVRPSTRGWLEDARNVVLFANDGGQYDDLLAYLKQRRLA, via the coding sequence GTGACAGATGAGGCCCTTCCTGCGGTCGTGCACAGCCTGCGGTCGGCGCTCGAGCGCAGCCCCGACGACGTACCGCTGCGGCTCCACCTGGCCGCCCTGCTGCTGGAGCACGACCGCCCGGCCGAGACGGCACAGCAGTGCTCGGAGGTGCTCGCTCGCGACGTGACCAACGTCGAGGCGCTCGCGCTGCTGGGCCGTGCCACCGACGTACTGCGGGGGGCCGAAGCCGAGAAGACCTTCGACTGGTCGGTACGCGAGGAGGAGGTCGCCGACCTCGCCCCACCGCTGTTCGTCGGTGGCGCGGGCGAGCCCGACGCGGACCCGGCAGGCGACCCCGACGTCATCGAGTCCGATGTCCGCCTCGATGACGTGGGCGGGATGGCCGAGGTCAAGCGTCGCCTCGATCTCGCGTTCCTCACGCCGATGAACAACCCCGAGCTGCGCAGGCTCTACGGCCGCAGCCTCCACGGCGGGCTGATGCTCTACGGGCCGCCGGGCTGCGGCAAGACCTTCCTGGCTCGTGCGGTCGCGGGCGAGCTGGGGGCGAAGTTCTACTCCGTGTCTCTCGCCGACGTCCTCGACATGTGGATCGGCGCGAGCGAGCGCAACCTGCGTGAGATCTTCGAGACCGCCCGGGCCAACGCACCGTGCGTGCTCTTCCTCGACGAGATCGACGCCATCGGGCAGAAGCGATCGCACCTGCGGTCCAACCCGGCGATGCGCGGCACCGTCAACCAGCTGCTGTCCGAGATGGACTCCGTGCGCAGCAACAACGACGGCGTGTTCGTCCTGGCGGCGACCAACCACCCGTGGGACGTCGACGCCGCGTTGCTGCGACCCGGTCGGCTCGACCGGATGCTCCTGGTCTCACCGCCCGACGCCGAGGCACGCGCTGCGGTCCTCGCCTACCACCTGAGGGATCGGCCCCTCGACTCGATCGACATCGCGAAGCTGGTGTCGGCGACCCAGGACTTCTCGGGGGCCGACCTCGCGCACCTCTGCGACAGCGCCGCCGAGCTCGCCATGGACGACTCGGTGCGCAGCGGGGTGGTCCGGATGATCACGATGAAGGACTTCAAGCTCGCTCTCAAGGACGTGCGTCCCTCGACGAGAGGGTGGCTCGAGGACGCGCGCAACGTGGTCCTCTTCGCCAACGACGGCGGCCAGTACGACGACTTGCTCGCCTACCTCAAGCAGCGGCGACTGGCATGA